A single genomic interval of Aquisalimonas asiatica harbors:
- a CDS encoding ABC transporter substrate-binding protein: MRGQTGVAGSVLAALLLAVTSAIAPGALAEDPDVMTIGYIGMEPPGDRAPVSLLDPELDDEGVQGARLGIADNNATGQFLGQDFTLVEAIVPDDGDVHAGLDELVDAGAQWIVSGLPYEALRSLMEHPDAQARVVFNAGAPDDSLRGEHCRANLFHTMPSRRMQADALAQFLRYKRWNRWALVHGNTDEDRRLVAAYRDAAQRFGMRVVGEKEWPHTAMARRAEGGFHAIQREIPVFVQDFSEHDVLVIADETDYFGEYFPHQTRLPRPVAGTQGLMPTAWHRGHESWGAVQLHRRFEDQAERWMTPRDFAAWVAVRALGEAASRTGSVEREVVEAYMLGDDFALAAYLGQPVSFRSWDRQLRQPMLLAGPRMIVSVSPQEGFEHPNTPLDSLGHDAPESRCELD, from the coding sequence CAAGCGCCATCGCGCCGGGGGCGCTGGCCGAGGACCCGGACGTGATGACCATTGGCTATATCGGCATGGAACCGCCCGGCGACCGGGCGCCGGTGTCCCTGCTGGACCCGGAGCTGGATGACGAAGGTGTGCAGGGCGCGCGCCTAGGCATCGCGGATAATAATGCCACGGGCCAGTTCCTCGGCCAGGATTTCACCCTTGTAGAGGCCATTGTCCCCGACGACGGTGACGTCCACGCCGGCCTTGATGAACTCGTCGACGCCGGGGCCCAGTGGATCGTCAGCGGTCTGCCTTACGAGGCGCTGCGGTCGCTGATGGAGCACCCGGACGCCCAGGCGCGTGTCGTCTTCAATGCCGGCGCCCCGGACGACAGCCTCCGTGGCGAGCACTGCCGGGCGAACCTGTTCCACACCATGCCCAGCCGGCGCATGCAGGCTGATGCGTTGGCGCAGTTCCTGCGCTACAAGCGCTGGAACCGCTGGGCGCTTGTCCATGGCAACACCGATGAGGACCGGCGCCTGGTGGCCGCCTACCGGGACGCCGCCCAGCGCTTCGGCATGCGGGTGGTGGGCGAGAAGGAGTGGCCGCACACCGCCATGGCCCGCCGGGCCGAGGGTGGGTTTCACGCCATCCAGCGCGAGATCCCCGTCTTCGTCCAGGACTTCTCCGAGCACGACGTGCTGGTGATCGCCGACGAAACCGACTATTTCGGCGAGTACTTTCCGCATCAGACACGGCTGCCCCGCCCGGTGGCCGGCACCCAGGGGCTGATGCCCACCGCCTGGCACCGGGGCCACGAATCCTGGGGCGCCGTGCAGCTCCACCGCCGCTTCGAGGACCAGGCCGAACGCTGGATGACGCCCCGGGACTTCGCCGCGTGGGTGGCCGTGCGGGCGCTGGGTGAGGCGGCCTCGCGCACCGGCTCAGTCGAGCGCGAGGTGGTGGAGGCGTACATGCTCGGCGACGACTTCGCCCTCGCCGCCTACCTGGGGCAGCCCGTGAGTTTCCGCTCCTGGGACCGGCAGCTCCGCCAGCCGATGCTGCTGGCCGGGCCGCGGATGATCGTATCCGTGTCGCCACAGGAGGGGTTCGAACACCCGAAC